Genomic segment of Rickettsiella endosymbiont of Xylota segnis:
AGCCTTCAAATAACTTATTTATATTTTCCATTTCAAGCATATTTGCATTAAATAACAAATAGACTTCATGATTATTTGCTTGAAGAATAAGTTCTCTAGCTACGGATAGGCTATACCGACCTATACCTCGATTACGACTTATTCCTTGTAGACTTTGTAGATCTATTAATATTTTCATGAAAAAGTTTTAATTTTGAATGTTGTAATAAATAGAAAAAAACTTCATTTTATTGTAAATCTCATCCACATCTAAAGATAAATCAGAATTTGTATTGATTAAAAATTCTTTATTATTTGTTATTTTATAATTAACAAAATTATTTGAATCTTTATCAGATTTTATTTTGTTCAAATAAAATTGAACGATGTGGTTTTGTTTGAGTTCATTATGTAGAATTTTTTGAACTTCTGAATTGCTTAGTAAAATTTTTAATACTGGCAAAAAAAATTTTTTTATAAAAAACTTATAAAATAAAATAAAATAGTCTGATTTCATTTCTTTATCAGTTTTTAGCCAGAAAAGAATATATTTTACTATTTTCGTAAAACTAGGATAATTTGAAAGTAATACTTTTATTTTAATCTTTATAGAATAAGGTATATAATTTTTTATTAATTTATAAGGAATTATAAATTTAAATAATTTCAAGGAATAGCGTAATGATTCTGTCAAAATAAATTTTATCTTTATTTTAACTAAAATAAATAATTTTAAAAAATGATACCTAATATTTTTTTTTATTTCATTTAAGTAATTTATTTGCTTCATATATTCTGACTTTAGATCAAATGCATAAAAAATTTGATTCATATTTATATATATAAGTTTTAGGAAAACTTTAATTTAACCTGTCTATATCAGTATGAACCATCATGGATATTAATTTTTTTATATCAGTTTTTGGTTCCCATTTTAATTGTTGTTTTGCTTTTCTAGAGTCTCCTAACAAAATATCAACTTCGGCAGGTCGAAAAAGATTTGGATCAATAACTATGTAGTCTTGATAATTTAAATTTACCTCAGAAAATGCTAATTTACATAAATCTCTTACACTTAGGCTATGACCTGTTGCAATAACATAATCATCAGGTTTTTCTTGTTGTAGCATTAGCCACATGGCTTCGACGTAATCACCAGCGTAACCCCAGTCGCGTTTAGCCTCTATATTGCCTAGATATAATTTCTTTAAATCACCTTTTGTTATTCGAGCTACTGCACTAGTAATTTTCCGACTGACAAACTCGATACCTCGTAAAGGAGATTCATGATTAAATAAAATACCATTTGAAGCATGTAGTCCGAAACTCTCTCGATAATTAATCGTTATCCAATGTCCGTAGAGTTTTGCAACTCCGTAAGGGCTACGAGGATAAAAGGGGGTTTTTTCATTTTGTTGCTCGGCTTGTATTAGACCAAAGATTTCGCTGCTGGAAGCTTGATAAAATTTAGTTTGAGGATTAATTAAACGAATAGCTTCTAAAAGATGAGTGACGCCTAATGCGGTCACCTGACCTGTTAAACTAGGTTGTTCCCACGAGGTGCCTACAAAGCTTTGCGCAGCTAGATTATAAACTTCAATGGCTTCAGATTCTTCCATGGCTCTCACCAAAGAAGCTGGGTCCATCATATCACCATTAATCAGCTTAACGTTGTGTTCAATATCTAATTCACGTAAACGCCATAGACTATCACTTGTTCGGCGTGCAATTAAGCCATAAACCTGATAATTTTTTGCCAAGAGGAATTGTGCGAGGTAGGCTCCATCTTGTCCAGTTATCCCAGTTATTAATGCTTTTTTGGTCATTTTCAGTCCTTTGAAAGATTAGGAATCTTAACAAAGTCTTCTTGAAAATACTACTGTTATCCAAGAATCCTGTAGCTATAATAGGGTTTAAAAATGGTAAATGATCATTAAATATGAATATTATTCTTAATACACAAAGTTTACGCTATCCGTTAACGGGTATTGGTTGGTATGCTCGACATTTGCTTGAAGGGTTGCTAAAAAATAGTCAAATTAGCCAAATCACATGTATTCCGTCTTTAAATAATTCTAACTTTTTAGCAACTAAAAAAATTATTTTTCATGAAGGCTTAAAAAAAATTATAAAATTTTTTCCACCTTCTTACGATTGCTTAGTCGCTTATCGAAATGCTCACTTTACATATAAAACACGTTCTCTTGTAGAAGATAAATTTATTTATCATGAACCCTGTTACATTTTAAAACCATATCGAGGACCAAAAATCTGTACGATTCATGATTTATCTCATATTCATTACCCAAGATATCACCCTAAAGATAGAATACGATTTTTAATACATCATTTACCTGAAAGTATTCATAATGCAGATCACATCATTACAGGATCTGACTTTAATCGGAATGAACTTATTAATTTTTTTAAAATTCCATCTTATAAAATAACGCGCATTTATCATGGGGTTTCGAAAATATTTCGACCAAGAAAATTTAATGAGATAATTGATTTTTTAACTCATTTTAACTTACAAGAAAAAACTTATCTGCTCAGTGTCGGTACTTTAGAGCCAAGAAAAAATTTAGAACGTTTAATTCAAGCTTTTAAATTTTTACCAGAAAATCAAAAAAATAAATATCCTTTAGTTTTGGTAGGAAGCAAAGGCTGGAAGAACTACCGTTTTGATAAATTAATACGCTCGTTGCTTGAAAAAAAACAATTGTATTGTTTGGGTTATGTGCCAGAAGCCTATTTACCTTATTTATATTCAGGTGCACATGGTTTTATCTACATCTCCATATACGAAGGTTTTGGTTTGCCTTTATTGGAGGCGATGGCTAGTGGTATACCTACACTTGCCAGTACTGAGTCAGCAATGCCAGAAGTAGTAGGAGATGCAGCTATGCTGGTAAATCCATTTGATATTGAGCGAATAACAGAGAAGTTAAAGCAATTAATAGATGATTCAACTTTACGTGATAAGTTAAAATTTTTAGGTCCTATACAGGCGGCTAAGTTTTCTTGGGAATCTTGTATAGAAAATACAATTGCTGTTTACCGTAAAACACTCAATTCTTTTGGAACTAGTTAAAACTTTTCAGCTGAATTTTTTGTATATATTGGCCACATGAGAATGCGCGAAGTAAAGGTGTTTTTTCCAAGAATGGTTCAAAGAAATTTAATATTTTAGCTAAAAAATTTGGACAAAATAAAGGTACGAATCCAACATATAGGGATTCAATTATGATTCCGCCGTTGTTTTTGAACCATTTGTTTAGTTGCCTAGGGGCATATGATTTTTCTTCGTGAAGAATATGATAAGGCGAAACTTTCTCCATAATTTTCAGCACTGGATTATAGCCATTCGGTTCAGCAACAATAACTTCATCAGCAATATTACATATTATTTTGATAGCTTTTTCAACTTGATACAAATGATGTAAGACTCCGCGTATAATGACTATGTCATATTTTTTAATGGGGGGGATTTGATAGACATCCATTACATGAAATTCAATATTTTTTATGTGCGCCATATTTTTTTTTGCAACCGAAATAGCCGCATCATTAGGATCGACTCCTGTCACAAACGCAGGATTCAATGCAAGAAGTTCTTGAGTAAATATCCCATCACCACACCCAATATCTATAATTCGCTTACCCTCTAAGGGACCTAAAACTTGATGAATAGCTTTGCTTGTTCTTGCACTGGATAATTTACTTGATAATTTTTCAGTTTTAGAGTAGCGATAGCCGCCATTTTCAATAACATCTGATCTAAAAGTGCCTATGTTTTTTTCTTGCATATTTAATTTCTCCGAGAAATTTTTACATTTTTCTAAATTAATTAGATTAATATCAAAGTTTACAAGCAAAGATTAGTTTGTTTTTTATCTATATTATTTTCACGTTCATAATTATCCTTAAATCGAATAATATCGTCTTCTTCCAAGTAACTGCCAATTTGTAACTCAATTAAAATTAAATCCTTATTGCTAAAATTACTTAAGCAATGTTTATTTCCTAATGCAATAAATGTTGATTCATTTTCTTTTAGTATTATTTTCTCGCGATTATTTTCAACTGTGGCAATTCCGGATACAACTACCCAATATTCACTACGATGTTGATGCAATTGTAAGGATAAACTTTCACCCTGATGTACAGTTAATCGTTTTAGTTTATAATTGGGTCCTTGATCTAATATGGTGTAGTGTCCCCAGGGTCGATAAACCGTTTGATGATAGCGATAAGCTTCGTGTCCATTTAATTTTAATTTCTCTACTAATTGCTTAACTTTTTGAATATGTGTATGTTTACAAATAAGTAAAGCGTCACTGGAATCTACAATAGTTAAATTTTCGATTCCAATCGCAGCAATTAATCTTCCTGGTGAATTTTGACTGTAAATTGTTGTATTATAAGTTTCCTGTAAACAGGCGTTGCCTAGTATTCGATTGCCATTTTCTTCTGGCTGTAATAATGTATTTAACGCATCCCAAGAACCTATATCAGACCAACCAAAATCAGCAGGTATAACAGCAATGTTTTTAGCTTTTTCCATTAATGCGTAATCAATCGAAATATTTTCTAATCTACAAAAGCTTTGTTCATCTAAATTTAGCTTATCCTGTGAGGGGTTATTTTTTTTAAAACTTAATTTCCAGCAATTTACAATCTTAAAATAAAGCTCTGGTGTATACTGCTTTAATGCCTTTAAAAATATTTGAGCACTAAAACAAAAAATTCCAGAATTCCAAAGATAATTACCCTGTTCTATGAAAGATTGTGCTTCTTCAGGCATAGGTTTTTCATGAAAATTTATAACCTCATAAGCGTAATCCAACTCCGTTGATTCCAGATATTGAATATATCCATACGCTGTTTCGGGTTTGTGAGGAATAATCCCAAAAGTAGTTAATAATTCTTGTTTTGCTAGCTGATATGCTTTTTCTACATTTAAGTTAAACTTGTCTTGATTCAAAATGATATGATCAGCAGGTAATACTAATAATATAGCATCAGGCCCGATAAATTCATTTACAAATAACGCACTGAAAGCAATAGCCGCTGCGGTATTTCGAGAATAAGGTTCTAATATAAAGTTGAATTTTTTTGCTATATCGGCCTGACCCAAATCGATAAGTTCTTTTTTACTTTGGTAATAATATTCAAAGTTAGTGACGGTAATGATTTTTTCTACATTAGGTATGTTGATAGCGCGATGATAAGTTTTTTGTATTAATGAATAAGGATCATTATTAAGTCGGATAAAAGGTTTTGGGTGTGCTTCACGGGAAACTGGCCATAAACGAGACCCATTCCCACCTGACAAAACAACGGGGATAAGCATCTTATTTCATCCTTGAATTTTAGTAGCTTTAACAGAGAGTATTTGCTTTTCTTTTCCTAAGCGCTATCCTTGTTCTTTGATCCTAGGATTATATATAGGGTTATTGAACACCATCTTCTAGTTTGAGTAAAAGGTTGGTCCCAGTGTCTAAAAATTAAATACCCAAACAATTTTAAGTGACCATTGAAACACAGCTTTTTTAGTATATCAATATATCTGCTGTGTTCAAACGAGTGAATGATTGAAATGATTTTATGGAAAACGTTTTACATTTAGGTAAATTCTCCAGCGAACGAGCCGGGGGTATCGAGACGGTTGTTGATATGTTACTGCTGGGGTTAAGTCTCGATTTTAATTTGTGCAATTTAGTTGCTAATAACACTTTTAAGAACAAAATAACCGAACAAGCAGGATACATTGAATATAGTGCAGCCTTAATGGGTATTTTTGCCCGAACCCCTTTTTGTCCTACTATGCCTTACTATATAAAAAAACTGTATCAGCGATATCGGTTTTCTATTGTTCATTTACATTTGCCTAATCCTATGGCACACCTAGCCTCGGAAATTTTACCTCTCTCAGTGAAGCGAATTATCAGCTGGCATAGCGATGTTATACACCAAAAAAAATTACTACAGATATATCAACCCTTCGTCAATCGCTTATTAAAACAAGCCAACGCAGTAATTGTATCCACTCCTTACTTGGCTGAACATTCTAGCCAAATTAAAGTTGCTAGAGACCGAAATACTATTCATATTATTCCTTACGGAGTAGATTTTGATTATTTTTTAATCAATAAATATCATGAAAGGATTGATCAAATTAAATACCAATATTCTGGTTATTTTCTGATATTTGCTTTAGGTAGACATGTTTTTTACAAAGGTTTTTGTTTTTTAATTGAAGCAATGAAACAATTACCTAAAAATATTATTTTATTATTAGGAGGTGAAGGTCCATTAACCTCTAAATTACAGCAACAAGTCAAAAATTCTCAACTTGAACATCGCGTTTATTTTTTGGGTCAAATCACAAAGCAGGATTTACCAGCTTATTACCATGCTTGCGATGTGTTTTGCTTGCCATCGATTGATCAAAGTGAAGCATTTGGAATTGCCCAATTGGAAGCGATGGCTTGCGCAAAACCTGTTATTTGTTGCGATGTGACTCATGCAGCAAGTAATTTGAATCAAGATGGTGTAACGGGTTTTGTCGTTTCTCCGCGTTGCCCAACTTCACTTGCGGATGCAATTTGCAAACTATATCAAAAACCTGCATTACGTCTATCTTTAGGGAGAGCGGCTTATTATTATGCTAATAAGAAATTTACTACCAAAAAAATGGTTAAACAGATAAAAAATCTTTATCAAGAAATTATTATAAATTAATTTTAAAATACAATATAAGAGAAATTTATGCCGAAAATTAAACTTTCTATCAGTATCGTTGTTTACCAAGAAATTTTTTTACAAATAAAAGATTGTCTTTCAAGCCTTATCGGTTCAATTCCTGATGATATTTGTTATGAAATTACATTAGTAGATAATGGTGCTTTAGAATTAAATAAAGATTGTAGTTTCGAAATAGAACTAAAAAAATGTTTTCCAAATTTACCGATTTACTATTTGTTTTCGGCTAAAAATGGAGGTTATGGTTACGGGCATAATCAAGTAATTTTAAAAAGCAAGGCAGATTACCATCTTATTCTCAACAATGATGTATACATGATGCCGAATACTTTAAAAAATGCATTGGATTTTATGCAGCAACATAAGCATGTGGGTATGTTAGTCCCAGATGTTTACGATATGGATGAAAAACGTGTATATCTGTGCCGGCATAACCCAAGTCTTTGGATTAGTTTTTTACGGCGTTTTGCCCCTGTATTTTTAAAGAAAATTTTTCAAAAAAAATTAAGTAAATTTCAGATGCAAGATAAAAATTATAATGAAAATATGTTTAAATTAAGTAATCCCACGGGTTGTTTTATGTTCTGTCGATTGGAGTTACTCAAACAATTAGGAGGGTTCGATGAAAAATTCTTTATGTACTATGATGATTCTGATTTGGGTCGACGTATGGCAAAAATTTCCCAAATAGCCTATTCACCTACTGTTAGAATTAAACACGTATGGCGGCGTGCGGCTTATCAAAACAGACGTATGGCATGGATTGCGAGTAAATCAGCGCTATACTATTCCTGGAAATGGTTGTTAAAATAATAATTCAGACGGAATATTTTTTAAGCAATTATATTTTTTATCTTTAGTTGATAATAAGGGGGTTTTGAGAGGCCAATTTATAGCCAGGCCAGGGTCTGACCAAAGTATGCCTTGTTCAGCTTCTGCATTATAGTAATCACTGCATTTATAATGAAAATCGACGATTTCACTTAGTACACAAAACCCATGAGCAAAGCCTTTTGGGATAAAAAGTTGATAATGATTTTCATCATTTAAAATAATACCAAACCATTGACCGAAAGTAGCTGATTCGGTTCTGATATCCACAGCCACATCGAAAGCACTGCCGCGGATGACCGTGATTAATTTATCTTGTGGTTGTTGGATCTGATAATGCAGCCCCCGCAAAACATTTTTAGTGGAACGAGATAGATTATCTTGCACGAAATTAATTTTTTTTTTCAGTAATCGCTGATAACGTTCTGACTGGAAAGCTTCAAAAAAAAAGCCTCGATCATCGTGATGAGATTTAGGATCAATTATAAGTAAATCTTGAATAGGGGTTTGAATAACTTTCATAATTCGCGCTTAATAATATCGAGTAAATAATTACCATAACTACAGTTTAATAATTTACGTGCAGAAATCTCTAAAGTTTCAGCATTAATAAAACCCTTTCGCCAAGCAATTTCTTCTAAACAAGCTATTTTAAGACCTTGGCGCTTTTCAACGACTTGAACAAAATGTGATGCTTCTAATAAAGCATCATGGGTTCCCGTGTCTAACCAAGTGCTACCACGACTAATCAATCGATGAGCAAGTTGTCCTTGTGATAAATATTTCAGATTAACATCGGTTATCTCTAATTCGCCACGCTGCGAGGGTTTAATATTTTTAGCAATATCAATCACTTGATTATCATAAAAATAAAGACCTGTGACAGCCCAATTGGATTTAGGAAGTTTTGGTTTCTCTTCAATATCAATCAAGTTTTGTTTTTTATCAAACACAGCAACTCCATATCGTTCTGGGTCATTGACATAATAACAAAAAATCTGCGCGCCATATTGTTTTCCAGCAGCGGATTTGACAGTTTCGGAAAATTTCTCTCCATAGAACAGATTATCGCCTAAAATAAGTGCTACCGAATCGTCGCCAATAAATTTTTCACCTATGATAAAAGCTTGAGCTAATCCTTCTGGATTTTCTTGCGTTAAATAATTAAGATTGATACCCCATTGTTGACCGTTTCCTAATAAACCTTGGTATTGCTGCAAGGCTTCAATGCTAGTGATGATTAATATTTCCTGAATACCCGCAAGCATTAGAGCGCTGAGTGGATAATAAATCATGGGTTTGTCATAAATCGGAAGTAACTGCTTACTAATACTTTTAGTTATAGGATGTAGACGCGTACCAGAACCACCGGATAATATAATACCTTTCACAGATAACTTTCCTTGTTAGTATGGGTTTAAAAGCAAATTCTAATTCCATCGCTTCAATTTTCGCTTAGTGTAAGGTATATTAAGCTTCATTAAAATAGCTGATGAACATGATGTCTAAACCTGCTGTATTAATTAATATCGTTCTTTATCATCCAGATAAAAACAAAGTTTTGAATCTAATTAATATTTGTTCTCAATATGAAAAAATAAAAATTTTATTATTTGATAATACCGAAGATTCCCAAGTGTTTGAGTTCAATAAAGATAAGGATGTTATCTTAATAAAAAGTGCAAAAAATGTTGGTGTAGGTGGTGCACATCATACTGCTTGTCAAATGGCAGAAGCAGAAAATTTCGATTTTGTATTATTTTTTGATCAGGATAGTCAGTTAGCAGATAATTTTATTCATGACATGATTTTGGCCTTTTATCAATTAAAAAAAATACATCCGCGTCTTTGCGCCATTGGACCAACATGGCATGATCCTGATCTTGTAAACTCAAAAACCAGAGCATTAAAAAATAAGCTTAGATATTTACTCAAAGCACCGAATCTAAAACATGTGTTAATTAGTTCCGGGATGTTGATTTCGGTTCCTACTTTAAAACATATTGGTTATCCAAAAAAAGAATATTTTATAGATTTAGTCGATACCGAATGGTGTTTACGTGCTTTATATAAAAATTATCAGATAGTAATGTCTTCTGATGTTGTAATGAGCCATAGAATAGGTGAAGTTAAGAAATATAAGAAGTTAAATGTTCAATATGAACAACCCATTCGCTATTATTATTCTATACGCAATAGTTTTTTGTTATTTCATGAAGAAAATATTTTGTTATCCCATAAGATTTTTATTTTAGCAGGGAACTTATTTAAATTAAGAAAAATAATTTTTTCTCCGAAACCTATACAAAGTTTAATTGCAGCGGGTCGGGGTATTAAAGATGGATTTTTATTGATAAAGCGATTTTAACTGCATAGTTCAATAGGTAATATAATTAAGGAAAATAATGTCTGGCCCTACAGTTTTAATTAATATTGTACTTTATAACCCCGATCCATCCAAAGTATCAGAGCTTATTCGTATTTGTTGTATTTATCAACAGGCTAAAATTTTGTTATTTGATAATTCAGATAATTTCCAATTATTGAATTACAAAAAAACAGAAAAAATAATTTTTTATAAAAGCGCACAAAATGTGGGTATAGCGGGCGCGCATTATTACGCGTGTAAACTTGCTGAAAAGGGAAATTATAATTTTATACTATTTTTAGACCAAGATACGCAACTTCCTGAATTTTTTGTTAGTAATATGATATTAGAATTTTATCAATTACAAAAAATATATTCTCGTCTGGTAGCTATTGGACCTTCATGGAAAGATCCTAGAACTTATGATTGGCATCAAGAGAAAAACAATAAATTCACTGTGAAAAATATATTGAAAAAAAAATTTAAAATTGCAATAAAAATAAATAATTTGATAAGATTAAATAATGTTATTATTAGTTCTGGTATGTTAGTTTTAGTTAAATATTTAAAGAATATTGGTTATCCAAAGAAAGAGTATTTTATTGATTTAGTTGATTTGGAATGGTGTTTGCGCGCACTTTCTAAAGATTATCATGTTGAAATGGTAAAAAATATTCAGGTTAAGCATACTATTGGTGAAATTAAAAAAAACAAAAATAGACTTATCCATTATCAAAATCCACTTCGGTATTATTATTCTATACGAAATAGTTTTTTGCTTTTTCGAGAAAAACAATATCCCCTGGATTTTCGTTTTTTTATATTGATTCGAAATATATTGGAAATTAAAAAAATTCCTTTTGTTCCTGAATCTAAAAAAAGTTTATTAGCTGCAATCCGAGGCATAAAAGATGGGATTTTTATAAAAAAAAATTACTGAAATAAGTTAAACATAAGGATTATTTTGATGTCTTATTCTGGAAATATATTATTAACAGGTGCAAATGGTCAATTAGGTAATGAAATTGTTAATGCGGCGAAAAATCTTAACTTAAAAATATATCCTGTCACACGGACACAGCTTAATATTACAAATCTTGCACAAATTGAGTATATTTTAGCAACAATTAAACCAAATTATATTATTAATGCTGCAGCTTACACGGCGGTTGATAAAGCTGAAAAGGAAAGTGAGCTTGCTTTTAGTATAAATGCATTGGGGGTTAAAAACTTAGCTAAAATCGCTCAAAAATACGACATACCTTTATTGCATATTTCTACAGATTATGTTTTTGATGGTCAAAAAAAAAATGCTTATAGTGAAGAAGATCAAGCCCGACCCTTGTCTGCTTATGGTCAAAGTAAATTAAGTGGCGAAAATTTTTTAAGAGATATCTGGTGTAAACATATTATTTTACGGGTCAGTTGGGTGTTTGGAGCGTTCGGTAATAATTTTGTGAGAACTATTATTCGCTTAGCTAGCGAGCGAAATGAATTAAGGATTATTACTGACCAAAAAGGCGCTCCGACTTACGCGGGAGATATTGCCCAGGCGTTACTAAAAATAATAGAGTGTCTAGATAAGGGGCAGACTGATTGGGGCACTTACCATTATACTGGAACACCCCCTCTAAGTTGGTACGAATTTGCTAAGAAAATAGTGAATGAAGCAAAACAACATCAACAATTTATTCTAAAAGAAATTATACCTATTACGGCATCAGAATATCCCAGTATTGCACATAGGCCTTTTAATTCTGAGCTGGCTTGTCAAAAAATCACACAAACTTTTAACATTAAACCTAATAATTGGTCTGACGGTTTATCCAATGTGATTAAAATTTTATTATGACTTATACACCCAAGAACGTTTTAGTCACTGGTGGTGCAGGTTTTATTGCCAGTCATTTTGTGCATTATTACCAAAATCATTATCCGGAAACATTTATTGTAAACCTTGATAAACTTACTTATGCAGGATCATTAAATAATTTAAAAAATTTAATTTTGCCAGAACAACATCACTTTGTACAAGGGGATATACTTGATAGAGATTTAGTGTTGAAATTATTGAAGAATTTTGAGATAGACACGCTTGTTCATTTTGCAGCTGAAACACATGTTGATCGTTCGATTAATACACCCGAAAAATTTATACAAACTAATGTTTCAGGCACGTTCAGTTTGTTAGATTCATGTCGGAAATATTGGTTGGAAGAATTGGGTTTAAGCAAGCGTGATTGCCGATTTCACCATATTTCTACCGACGAAGTATATGGTAGCTTACAGAAAGATGAGCCCGCATTTACTGAGATTATGCCTTACCGACCAAATTCTCCTTACTCTGCTAGTAAAGCGTCTTCAGACTATCTGGTACGCGCTTATTATAATACTTATGGGCTTCCTGTTACTATAACTAATTGTTCAAATAATTATGGTCCTCTGCAATACACTGAAAAGTTTATTCCAACTATTATAGATTGTTGCTTACGACAAAAACCTATCCCTATCTATGGTAATGGTTCAAATATACGTGATTGGCTCTATGTAGAAGATCACTGTAGTGGGATCGATAGTGTGATTCGAAATGGCAGATTAGGAGAAAGCTATAATATTGGTGGCAATACTGAATTAAGCAATTTAGAAGTTATAAACTTCATCTTTGATGGGTTAAGAAAAATTAGATCTGTGAACTTTGAATATAAGGATCTTATATCATTTGTAAAAGATCGTCCTGGGCATGATTGGCGTTATGCGATCAATGCTGAAAAAATAAACAAAGAATTAGCTTGGCAACCTAAAGAAACATTTTCTTCAGGAATTTTAAAAACCATAACTGCTTATCAATAGAAAAACACATTTAATTTACCGTATTACCTAAAACTAGGGATAACTTGATCATTATTAATATTGATACCAACCTTCCTCTTTAGCTATGTTAATCACAGGAACAACAGGATCCATTTTACCTACCATGATTCTTTCATACGGTGTTTTTCGGGCTTTTGGTAATTTATGTATAACGACAACACTATCGTAAAAATAGATAGATCGGAGCCATTGAAATATATATCGATCGTCTGAAGAAAGATTTTTTTGGAAGTGTTGTTCTTTAATATGGTAAAAATTAAGTAGATCAGCAAATTTCTTGAAAAACTCAATAGCTGAGTCAGCGCCTAAGTAGGATCCACCATGACTTTGCCAATACGATGTATGTAAATCTTCTATTAAAAAAACTCCACCCGGTTTCAATTTTGAAAAAAATAATTTAAACGTTTGAATAATATCTGAGCAGATATGAGAACCGTCATCAATGATAATATTAAATTCAATATTTTTAAATTGTTGCTTAAGGGTATGCTTATCGGTAATATCAAAATTATAGATATGTATATTAGATTCAAGATTTAGATTAAGCACTCTAGGATCAATATCTACACCATAGAGTGTTGCATTTTTTAAATATTTACTAAGAATTTGTAAAAAACCGCCATTTTGTACGCCAATTTCTAAAACATTTGCATTGTTACCGATATGTCGATTAAAACATTCATCATAAATATCAAAATAGTTAACCCATTTATCTGATACATTTTGCTCGTGTTGATAGAAAATATCTCTGATGCTCATTATTCTTTCATCTAAGATTGAATAATTAGGTTTTTTTAAAATAGGAAAAAAATTAGTCAGTCTTTTCGGAAGTTGGGCACTCCTCTTTAGAATCTTTTTAAAATATTTGATCATTTTCTTCATCCGGTGAATAAAAAAAAACTAACTTATAAGGTACCTGCATTTAGGAAATACATATTCTACTTTCATTTATATGTAGATAAAAGATATTAAATGTAAATCTAATAAAAAAGTT
This window contains:
- the gmd gene encoding GDP-mannose 4,6-dehydratase, whose protein sequence is MTKKALITGITGQDGAYLAQFLLAKNYQVYGLIARRTSDSLWRLRELDIEHNVKLINGDMMDPASLVRAMEESEAIEVYNLAAQSFVGTSWEQPSLTGQVTALGVTHLLEAIRLINPQTKFYQASSSEIFGLIQAEQQNEKTPFYPRSPYGVAKLYGHWITINYRESFGLHASNGILFNHESPLRGIEFVSRKITSAVARITKGDLKKLYLGNIEAKRDWGYAGDYVEAMWLMLQQEKPDDYVIATGHSLSVRDLCKLAFSEVNLNYQDYIVIDPNLFRPAEVDILLGDSRKAKQQLKWEPKTDIKKLISMMVHTDIDRLN
- a CDS encoding glycosyltransferase family 1 protein, which gives rise to MNIILNTQSLRYPLTGIGWYARHLLEGLLKNSQISQITCIPSLNNSNFLATKKIIFHEGLKKIIKFFPPSYDCLVAYRNAHFTYKTRSLVEDKFIYHEPCYILKPYRGPKICTIHDLSHIHYPRYHPKDRIRFLIHHLPESIHNADHIITGSDFNRNELINFFKIPSYKITRIYHGVSKIFRPRKFNEIIDFLTHFNLQEKTYLLSVGTLEPRKNLERLIQAFKFLPENQKNKYPLVLVGSKGWKNYRFDKLIRSLLEKKQLYCLGYVPEAYLPYLYSGAHGFIYISIYEGFGLPLLEAMASGIPTLASTESAMPEVVGDAAMLVNPFDIERITEKLKQLIDDSTLRDKLKFLGPIQAAKFSWESCIENTIAVYRKTLNSFGTS
- a CDS encoding class I SAM-dependent methyltransferase, producing MQEKNIGTFRSDVIENGGYRYSKTEKLSSKLSSARTSKAIHQVLGPLEGKRIIDIGCGDGIFTQELLALNPAFVTGVDPNDAAISVAKKNMAHIKNIEFHVMDVYQIPPIKKYDIVIIRGVLHHLYQVEKAIKIICNIADEVIVAEPNGYNPVLKIMEKVSPYHILHEEKSYAPRQLNKWFKNNGGIIIESLYVGFVPLFCPNFLAKILNFFEPFLEKTPLLRAFSCGQYIQKIQLKSFN
- a CDS encoding mannose-1-phosphate guanylyltransferase/mannose-6-phosphate isomerase, producing the protein MLIPVVLSGGNGSRLWPVSREAHPKPFIRLNNDPYSLIQKTYHRAINIPNVEKIITVTNFEYYYQSKKELIDLGQADIAKKFNFILEPYSRNTAAAIAFSALFVNEFIGPDAILLVLPADHIILNQDKFNLNVEKAYQLAKQELLTTFGIIPHKPETAYGYIQYLESTELDYAYEVINFHEKPMPEEAQSFIEQGNYLWNSGIFCFSAQIFLKALKQYTPELYFKIVNCWKLSFKKNNPSQDKLNLDEQSFCRLENISIDYALMEKAKNIAVIPADFGWSDIGSWDALNTLLQPEENGNRILGNACLQETYNTTIYSQNSPGRLIAAIGIENLTIVDSSDALLICKHTHIQKVKQLVEKLKLNGHEAYRYHQTVYRPWGHYTILDQGPNYKLKRLTVHQGESLSLQLHQHRSEYWVVVSGIATVENNREKIILKENESTFIALGNKHCLSNFSNKDLILIELQIGSYLEEDDIIRFKDNYERENNIDKKQTNLCL
- a CDS encoding glycosyltransferase, which produces MENVLHLGKFSSERAGGIETVVDMLLLGLSLDFNLCNLVANNTFKNKITEQAGYIEYSAALMGIFARTPFCPTMPYYIKKLYQRYRFSIVHLHLPNPMAHLASEILPLSVKRIISWHSDVIHQKKLLQIYQPFVNRLLKQANAVIVSTPYLAEHSSQIKVARDRNTIHIIPYGVDFDYFLINKYHERIDQIKYQYSGYFLIFALGRHVFYKGFCFLIEAMKQLPKNIILLLGGEGPLTSKLQQQVKNSQLEHRVYFLGQITKQDLPAYYHACDVFCLPSIDQSEAFGIAQLEAMACAKPVICCDVTHAASNLNQDGVTGFVVSPRCPTSLADAICKLYQKPALRLSLGRAAYYYANKKFTTKKMVKQIKNLYQEIIIN